A stretch of Odocoileus virginianus isolate 20LAN1187 ecotype Illinois chromosome 31, Ovbor_1.2, whole genome shotgun sequence DNA encodes these proteins:
- the CHRNA2 gene encoding neuronal acetylcholine receptor subunit alpha-2 isoform X7: protein MTKAHLFSSGMVHWVPPAIYKSSCSIDVTFFPFDQQNCKMKFGSWSYDKAKIDLVQMEQTVDVKDYWESGEWAIVNATGTYNTKKYDCCAEVYADVTYYFVIRRLPLFYTINLIIPCLLISCLTVLVFYLPSDCGEKITLCISVLLSLTVFLLLITEIIPSTSLVIPLISEYLLFTMIFVTLSIVITVFVLNVHHRSASTHNMPHWVRVAFLGCVSRWLLISRPLPPLELRDPPDLKLCPSYRWLETNVDVEEREEEEEEGRWACAGPLSPSVGVYTHGSLHPGASGPKAEAQVPDGGLLLSPRVQKALEGVHYIADHLRAEDADSSAWPWNLEYIVKENSWLAALMTVIGRTAVTAVPAQLNWEVAGQRRRGPPRHPHASHVPPVPRGGRTEVSGGGRREFIRRSSQTGLLLCPAGLPFPVCVLGSGHFVNFTIHPQTLRSLAGPSGLPSTPSRLCSAY from the exons ATGACCAAGGCCCACCTCTTCTCctcgggcatggtgcactgggTACCGCCCGCCATCTACAAGAGCTCCTGCAGCATCGACGTCACCTTCTTCCCCTTCGACCAGCAGAACTGCAAGATGAAGTTTGGCTCCTGGTCCTACGACAAGGCCAAGATCGACCTGGTGCAGATGGAGCAGACGGTGGACGTGAAGGACTACTGGGAGAGTGGCGAGTGGGCCATCGTCAACGCCACGGGTACCTACAACACCAAGAAGTACGACTGCTGCGCCGAGGTCTATGCCGACGTCACCTACTACTTCGTCATCCGGCGCCTGCCACTGTTCTACACCATCAACCTCATCATCCCCTGCCTGCTCATCTCCTGCCTCACCGTGCTGGTTTTCTACCTGCCCTCCGACTGCGGGGAGAAGATCACGCTGTGCATCTCTGTGCTGCTCTCGCTCACCGTCTTCCTGCTGCTGATCACCGAGATCATCCCCTCCACCTCGCTGGTCATCCCACTCATCAGCGAGTACCTGCTCTTCACCATGATCTTCGTCACCCTGTCCATCGTCATCACCGTCTTCGTGCTCAACGTCCACCACCGCTCCGCCAGCACCCACAACATGCCCCACTGGGTGCGGGTGGCCTTTCTGGGCTGTGTGTCCCGCTGGCTTCTCATAAGCCGGCCATTGCCACCCTTGGAGCTCCGAGACCCTCCGGATCTGAAGCTCTGCCCCTCCTATCGCTGGCTGGAGACCAACGTGGatgtggaggagagagaggaggaggaggaggaaggcagatgGGCGTGTGCGGGCCCTTTGTCCCCCTCCGTGGGTGTCTACACCCATGGGAGTCTGCACCCAGGGGCCTCGGGTCCCAAGGCAGAGGCCCAGGTGCCGGACGGCGGGCTCCTGCTGTCCCCTCGGGTACAGAAGGCCCTGGAGGGTGTGCACTATATTGCTGACCACCTGCGGGCTGAGGATGCTGATTCCtcg GCATGGCCTTGGAATCTGGAATACATTGTGAAGGAGAACAGCTGGCTGGCAGCTCTTATGACAGTTATTGGCAGAACAGCAGTAACAGCTGTCCCAGCTCAGCTTAACTGGGAGGTAGcaggacagaggaggaggggTCCTCCACGCCATCCTCATGCCAGCCATGTCCCACCAGTGCCCAGAGGTGGGCGGACGGAGGTGAGCGGAGGCGGGCGGAGGGAGTTCATCAGGAGGTCCTCCCAAACCGGCCTGCTCCTTTGTCCTGCTGGGCTCCCCTTCCCCGTCTGTGTCCTGGGCTCTGGGCACTTTGTCAACTTTACTATTCACCCACAAACCCTGAGGAGCTTGGCTGGGCCAAGTGggctcccctccaccccatcccggCTGTGTTCTGCATATTAG